Proteins co-encoded in one Siniperca chuatsi isolate FFG_IHB_CAS linkage group LG11, ASM2008510v1, whole genome shotgun sequence genomic window:
- the golga4 gene encoding golgin subfamily A member 4 isoform X11, translated as MLAGMIAEPAFLSEYTIFALDHSKRPKTAQVASVSASKGPARSPRGSINGDGSASPHREETQSFAQKLQLKVPSMESLIRGGASRAENLFRSPSKENLVRSSSRDSLTPLGENESPGAPTYDPPSDIESEAEEPPGSAESLSKEQLVHRLLRVERSLGKYRGKYSELVTAYRTVQRDKEKTQVILSQSQDKALRRIGELREELQMDQQAKKHLQDEFDAALEEKDQMITVLQTQVALLKKRVKGVSDGAGPPEGDVSQSEDASDSTSSIESPLKEQGVEPEVTEAEGNSDPTKLMEALQKRVKRQENLLQKCKEVMRTHKERSAQLGSENETLQEQLQERLQELDKIKVELHTTEKTKLITQLRDAKNLIEQLEQDKGMVIAETKRQMHETLEMKEEEVAQLRSRLQQATVQKEELQEQKEKAEKSAFEELERALGVAQRAEEARKQLQIQLEERVKEVERASEEERKSLQQKLTRVKQEVVAIMKKSSEETVANMEKLHSEALAAKEEEMSARINEAVEQCKEEFAQLGKEREQQASLALEDVELQKTALRTEADNKVKEIHLELEAARTRILELESSLEKVSQDGPSLSHELSSQLDELKDKHKEQISTLEEKHQEQLEKHKGTLTQQHNAALEELKEKHRVEVETLLKDKELQLQAHVEDMNQKTLEKLDAKQAELEAVSAELSEALKSKQLLEEKLVAAEDAHSLAQQELEKRFHDQVAKHNVELENVKQELEQSLGGMAKTLKEEVKALKIVLREKEKEIEEHILREKTLQESQELNVKVKELEELQQRLSQSQLENGSLKESNAQLSKLSEDLVQCKRDLTDLEHQLEVAKNDCQQKEQSLQELEHQLQQSRKELSEQEKSYTAELNTKQEEQTRLKKQMDDEKAAHEKKMKNTTTELEAKLKTQETKMEKFKQKAKEMHESFKKKLQQNEENMKKELAKKEKELQQKEQQVQEKIVEMSQKSSQGLSSAMSELQANHKEKLEKLHDTHKHEIEELELRWQEKLRQQEEELMEKHSHILQEKAQELEEISQQLSRGKEENEQVLCEIKDLKEDLAIRETTVQKLQEELNEAAVKLESLSQGESLVKEQMESVERNLNQALNERNSLQDKLNTIKEDNREKLKTLSDKLEETEKLLKALEGSRCKESEDLQNKFEETAIQLQAKEAEFQQQIIMIRNRMEHCCKEVQSKVECGSNELCQRVENRLKELKDRLLCSQKKVGHLKNVILTKVDRICTLEENLHQQMEENKNLCISLEQMTAQVNAHTEHINALTHEKENHSQFINEKVQKIEELSEANRIISESMKTNELHIINLEGISSDLKNQLASSIREKEEAINQLKQQYKEERQQMEETIERLEQERKSALEQADALRNSLSEYENKAETKFTQNDIAITSLQTRLDELEREISEKNEALQRLTASIDNQSISKSEMDQVLSEKEQKVSGLTLELESCIGRLGELQEQLALKTKECEQLTADLKQQHSIREDEKRELVEQLHQTQMQCTQNGNLEQEMVEKLRSLEEDNQKCKHKLESQREEYEKMKDEIIRSKEESLKASEEKLSAESARKVSELKKKAEQKIGQIKKQLTSQLEEKEQTIKALQISLEEIKSSESSCKQHADTLEEKTKTLEEALVKLKEAQEKQLEQILSDVRLEKEKSLEELKNVYEEKLSSLQRDVAQQGELKETESALQEIEAKLKEAEEQNGDLLAEINRLKEEICEKEAQLDQHQATIKQVQNPSEPEAEMKVECSSMQQTKSTMENHSVMQELDGDSLESLKNNLRQVKNEKEKIHKDFSRLQKDIRLLRKEHEQDLEYMKKELLEENEKKLKLELEDVEMKHNSTIKQLMREFNTQMALKEKELDAGVKEAIAKAQSVEAELISSHREETSQLRKLIAQKEDDLHRTVQTYEQVIQSREEEMGDRVWQVQKELEELQGRSPGTSEMTMEELQAQLAEKTTLLSEARLKEQGFVERIHSLEDKIKCFHRKTVVTHLGSTFKDPGFNSTDALSEATEMEYLRKVLFEYMMGRETKTMAKVITSMLKFPPDQAQKVLDKEDSKATPWLR; from the exons ATGCTGGCTGGGATGATAGCAGAGCCCGCTTTTCTCTCTGAGTATACTATCTTTGCTCTGGACCATTCAAAACGACCCAAAACGGCCCAGGTAGCCAGTGTG AGTGCTTCTAAAGGACCAGCAAGGTCTCCCAGAGGTAGCATCAATGGGGATGGAAGTGCTTCTCCTCAT agagaggagacacagTCATTTGCCCAGAAACTGCAGTTAAAAGTTCCCTCAATGGAGTCGTTGATTCGCGGTGGTGCCAGTCGGGCAGAAAACCTGTTCCGCTCTCCCTCTAAAGAAAACCTGGTTCGAAGCTCATCGCGTGACTCCCTGACACCTTTGGGAGAAAACGAGTCCCCAGGCGCCCCCACATATGATCCCCCCTCGGACATTGAGAGTGAGGCTGAGGAGCCACCAGGATCTGCAGAGTCCCTTTCCAAAGAGCAGTTGGTGCACCGACTGCTCAGAGTGGAGAGGAGCCTGGGGAAGTACAGAGGGAAGTACTCAGAG CTGGTTACTGCGTACCGCACAGTACAGCGAGATAAAGAAAAAACGCAG GTCATCCTCAGTCAGAGTCAAGATAAAGCTCTCCGCAGGATAGGGGAGTTGCGGGAG GAGCTTCAAATGGACCAGCAGGCCAAGAAACACCTACAGGACGAGTTTGATGCTGCGCTGGAGGAGAAAGACCAGATGATCACTGTACTCCAAACACAG GTTGCTCTGCTAAAGAAACGAGTCAAGGGCGTCTCTGACGGTGCTGGGCCACCTGAGGGGGACGTCTCTCAATCTGAAGATGCTTCAGACTCTACATCTTCCATAGAAAGTCCTTTGAAGGAGCAAGGAGTAGAGCCTGAAGTCACTGAGG CAGAGGGCAACAGTGATCCAACCAAACTTATGGAGGCTCTGCAGAAGAGAGTGAAGAGGCAGGAAAACCTACTGCAGAAGTGCAAAGAAGTGATGCGTACACACAAGGAGCGAAGCGCCCAGCTGGGCAGTGAGAATGAAACTCTGCAGGAGCAGCTGCAAGAGAGACTGCAGGAGCTGGATAAGATTAAGGTG GAACTGCACACAACAGAAAAGACTAAGTTAATCACTCAGCTGCGTGATGCCAAGAACCTCATTGAACAGCTGGAGCAGGACAAG GGAATGGTCATTGCTGAGACAAAGCGCCAGATGCATGAGACACTGGAAATGAAAGAAGAGGAGGTTGCACAGCTACGCTCCAGGCTCCAGCAGGCTACTGTCCAGAAGGAGGAATTAcaggaacagaaagaaaaggctgAGAAATCAG caTTTGAAGAACTTGAACGGGCACTGGGTGTAGCTCAGAGGGCGGAGGAGGCCCgaaaacagctgcagattcagctggaGGAGCGTGTAAAAGAAGTTGAAAGGGCcagtgaggaagagaggaagagtctGCAGCAGAAGCTCACACGAGTCAAACAGGAGGTTGTCGCCATCATGAAG AAATCATCAGAGGAAACTGTAGCCAATATGGAAAAACTCCACAGTGAAGCTTTGGCTGCTAAAGAAGAAGAGATGAGTGCCAGAATCAACGAAGCTGTG GAGCAATGCAAAGAGGAGTTTGCCCAGTTAGGCAAGGAACGAGAACAGCAGGCTTCTCTGGCTCTGGAGGATGTAGAGTTACAGAAGACGGCTTTGAGGACAGAAGCTGATAACAAGGTTAAAGAGATACATTTGGAGCTGGAAGCTGCAAGAAct AGAATATTGGAGCTGGAGAGCTCTCTGGAGAAGGTCTCACAAGATGGACCAAGTCTGTCCCATGAACTTTCCAGTCAGTTGGACGAGCTGAAGGATAAACACAAAGAGCAAATATCTACATTAGAGGAAAAGCACCAGGAGCAGCTGGAAAAGCACAAGGGCACCCTAACCCAGCAGCATAATGCTGCTCTTGAGGAGCTCAAGGAAAAACACAGAGTTGAAGTGGAGACCCTTCTGAAAGATAAAGAACTCCAGCTCCAAGCACATGTTGAAGACATGAACCAGAAAACTTTAGAGAAACTGGATGCAAAGCAGGCAGAGCTAGAGGCAGTTTCCGCTGAACTTTCTGAGGCTTTGAAGAGTAAACAGCTTCTGGAGGAAAAGTTGGTGGCAGCTGAAGATGCTCATAGTTTAGCTCAACAGGAACTTGAGAAAAGGTTTCATGATCAGGTGGCAAAGCACAATGTAGAGctagaaaatgtcaaacaggAGCTTGAGCAGTCACTTGGAGGTATGGCGAAAACTCTGAAGGAGGAAGTTAAAGCATTGAAGATTGTTTtgagggaaaaggaaaaggaaattgAAGAACACATCCTTAGAGAAAAAACACTACAAGAGTCGCAAGAATTAAATGTCAAGGTTAAGGAATTGGAAGAGCTGCAGCAACGTTTATCACAATCCCAGCTGGAAAATGGGAGCCTAAAGGAATCTAATGCACAGTTAAGTAAGCTCTCAGAGGATCTTGTTCAGTGTAAGAGGGATTTGACAGATTTGGAGCATCAATTGGAAGTAGCAAAGAATGATTGTCAGCAAAAAGAGCAGTCACTTCAAGAACTAGAGCACCAATTACAACAGAGCAGAAAGGAGCTCTCAGAGCAGGAAAAGTCATATACTGCAGAACTGAACACTAAGCAAGAAGAACAAACACGCCTTAAGAAACAGATGGATGATGAAAAAGCTGCCCATGAGAAGAAGATGAAAAACACTACAACTGAGTTGGAAGCCAAGCTGAagacacaggaaacaaaaatggaaaagttTAAACAGAAGGCCAAAGAAATGCACGAGAGTTTTAAGAAAAAGCTTCagcagaatgaagaaaacatgaagaagGAACTTgcaaagaaggagaaagagctTCAGCAGAAAGAGCAACAAGTTCAAGAGAAAATTGTAGAGATGTCCCAGAAAAGTTCCCAAGGCCTCAGCAGTGCAATGTCAGAGCTGCAGGCCAACCATAAGGAAAAACTGGAGAAGCTACATGACACCCATAAGCATGAGATTGAGGAGCTGGAGCTTCGGTGGCAGGAGAAGTTAagacagcaggaggaagaaTTGATGGAGAAACACTCGCATATACTACAGGAGAAGGCTCAAGAACTGGAGGAAATTTCTCAGCAACTTAGCAGAGGCAAAGAGGAGAACGAGCAAGTGTTGTGTGAAATAAAGGATTTAAAGGAGGACCTGGCGATTCGAGAAACCACCGTGCAGAAGCTGCAAGAAGAGCTTAATGAAGCAGCAGTTAAGCTTGAAAGTTTGTCTCAGGGTGAATCGTTGGTCAAAGAGCAAATGGAGTCAGTGGAAAGGAACCTTAACCAGGCTCTGAACGAGAGAAACTCCCTCCAAGACAAGCTTAATACAATAAAGGAAGATAACAGAGAGAAGTTAAAGACCTTGTCAGATAAGTTGGAGGAAACGGAGAAGCTGCTTAAAGCACTGGAAGGTTCCAGATGTAAGGAAAGTGAGGACTTGCAGAATAAATTTGAGGAAACTGCCATTCAGCTACAAGCCAAGGAAGCAGAGTTCCAGCAGCAAATAATTATGATCAGAAACCGAATGGAGCATTGCTGTAAGGAGGTTCAGTCTAAAGTGGAGTGTGGATCTAATGAACTCTGTCAAAGAGTTGAAAATAGGTTGAAAGAGCTGAAAGATAGACTGCTGTGTAGTCAGAAGAAGGTAGGGCATCTCAAAAACGTTATCCTTACTAAAGTAGATAGAATTTGCACTTTAGAGGAGAATCTCCACCAGCAGATGGAGGAGAATAAGAATCTATGCATTTCGTTAGAACAGATGACTGCTCAGGTAAATGCTCATACAGAGCATATCAACGCCTTAACACACGAGAAGGAGAATCATTCTCAGTTTATCAATGAGAAAGTTCAGAAAATTGAGGAGCTGAGTGAAGCAAACAGAATCATATCAGAAAGTATGAAAACAAACGAGTTGCATATCATTAACTTGGAAGGCATCAGCAGCGACTTGAAAAATCAGCTAGCAAGTAGCataagagagaaggaggaagccATAAATCAGCTGAAGCAGCAGTATAAAGAAGAGAGACAACAAATGGAGGAGACCATTGAGAGATTAGAGCAGGAGAGAAAGTCTGCTTTAGAGCAGGCGGATGCACTAAGGAACAGTCTGTCCGAGTATGAGAACAAGGCAGAGACAAAGTTTACCCAGAATGACATCGCTATTACATCTCTACAGACCAGGCTTGACGAGCTGGAGCGAGAAATCTCTGAAAAGAACGAAGCTCTGCAAAGGCTGACAGCAAGTATTGACAATCAGTCCATCAGCAAGTCTGAGATGGACCAGGTGCTGAGCGAGAAGGAGCAGAAGGTCAGCGGACTTACCTTGGAGCTGGAGAGTTGCATCGGCCGACTTGGTGAGCTTCAGGAGCAGTTAGCCTTAAAGACAAAAGAGTGTGAACAACTCACAGCTGACctcaaacagcagcacagcatcagggaggatgaaaagagagagTTGGTAGAGCAGCTGCACCAGACCCAGATGCAGTGCACTCAGAACGGTAATTTGGAGCAGGAGATGGTAGAAAAACTACGCTCCCTTGAGGAAGACAACCAAAAGTGTAAACACAAGCTTGAAAGTCAAAGGGAGGAATatgaaaagatgaaagatgAGATTATCAGGAGCAAAGAGGAGAGTCTGAAGGCAAGTGAAGAGAAGTTGTCTGCAGAGAGTGCTCGGAAAGTCtcagagctgaagaagaaaGCTGAACAGAAAATCGGTCAGATTAAAAAACAGCTAACCTCGCAGCTTGAGGAAAAAGAGCAGACGATCAAGGCTCTTCAAATCAGCCTGGAGGAAATCAAGAGCAGTGAATCATCCTGCAAacaacatgcagacacattagaagagaaaacaaaaacactcgAGGAAGCACTTGTCAAGCTTAAGGAAGCGCAGGAGAAACAACTTGAACAGATTCTGAGTGATGTGAGGCTTGAGAAAGAAAAGTCTTTAGAGGAATTGAAAAATGTGTATGAAGAGAAGCTGTCCTCGCTTCAGAGAGATGTAGCGCAACAAGGGGAGCTCAAAGAAACTGAATCAGCGCTACAAGAAATCGAGGCAAAGCTAAAAGaagcagaagagcagaatgGAGACCTTCTTGCAGAAATAAATCGtctgaaagaagaaatatgTGAGAAAGAAGCTCAGCTCGATCAACATCAGGCAACTATTAAGCAGGTCCAAAATCCATCAGAACCTGAGGCTGAGATGAAGGTGGAGTGTAGCAGCATGCAGCAAACCAAGAGCACGATGGAAAACCACTCTGTGATGCAAGAACTGGATGGTGATTCTCTAGAGTCTCTCAAGAACAATCTACGTCAGGTGAAGAACGAGAAAGAGAAAATCCACAAGGACTTTTCCAGGCTACAGAAAGACATCCGGTTACTGAGGAAGGAGCATGAACAGGACCTAGAATACATGAAGAAAGAGTTGTTAGAGGAGAATGAGAAAAAGCTGAA ACTGGAGCTGGAAGATGTGGAAATGAAGCACAATTCTACTATCAAGCAGTTGATGAGAGAGTTCAACACACAAATGGCTTTGAAAGAGAAGGAGCTTGATGCAGGAGTGAAGGAGGCCATTG CGAAGGCCCAGAGTGTTGAAGCAGAGCTCATCAGTAGTCATCGTGAAGAAACCAGTCAGCTGAGGAAGCTGATTGCCCAGAAGGAGGATGATTTGCACAGAACTGTTCAGACATACGAACAGGTTATACAG agtcgagaggaggagatgggagaCCGAGTGTGGCAGGTCCAGAAAGAACTGGAGGAGTTGCAAGGAAGGAGCCCTGGCACTTCTGAG